CTCTTGATATCTAATGTAAAAATACAGTTAATTGACTAATAATTAAGATGTAACAAAGAATGAATATGATGTTAAATTCTTAGCTTAGTTATTTCACATAACTGTAGTTTAACATTGCTTGTGATAAACCATAACCTGTGGAAGCTGTGATTACAACATGATCTGTATTTATGACATAGAAGTTTAGCTATAGATGGAGCAAATGCTTTTGTTTCAAGGGACGTACAGCCAAGCATTGCTCAGCAGTAATAAACTATAAAATATTGATGGCATATTGTAGGTTTATTTGTCTGTATTCAGGTGTTTGAACTTACACCGGTCAGTTTCCTCTTGTCCGTCTTCGTGAACAAGTTTCTGAGGTGCTGCAGGATGGTCCTCCCTCTTTCTCGGGCTTGGGAAAAGTGTGATCGATTGCTTTTGATGTTCTCGTGATCAGCATCTGACATACCTGtgggaaaaacacaacaagttcttgtgtttcaaataaGACATGGCCATCGAACaggccgggggggggggtgtctggCACAGTGTAGTTCCTATAGCAATGATAAATTGCATAAATATACCAACATGGCATTTTGAAGATAGTCTAAATTACAGTAGGACGCTAATAGGTGAGGAATGCATGTTGCCAGGTCTCACCGTCTCCTTGGTTGCAGCGATGACTCTTCCCATAAGTTTCACTGACATCTTTAAAGGATAAGAGGAACAGCACCACTTCACCTTTTTCGTTTTTTATCGGCACAATATCCAACAAGCACCAAAATGGATTTCCTGAGGATATTAAAACGgtattataaaatgataacccACCAATATAACAAGACAGTACTAACACTTAAAATGACAAGTGGATTTAGTTCAacactgaaatgaaatggaCTCATGAGCTGTGTGATTATCAACTCAATATATCATCATTTGCACCATTTTTTCTGTAGAGGCAGACTTCTCCCTGGAACTCCTGCTGGCCCTCCAGAGCTTTGTCCACCTGCTGGATGACGCTCTCATTGGTCTCAACTCCGTGGAGGAAGCTGCAGGCACAAGTTTTCTGCATCACCTCAGTCCGAACGAAGCCGGTCAGCTCGCAGAACCCATCTGAGCAGTACACGATGGGGTAGCCATGGCGACCTTGAGCATTTCCCAGCAGGAAGTTACTGtctgtgagggaaaaaaaagagccccATGGTTGAGGTTAAATCTACTGTGTGACCTCAGGGAAATCAAAAGACTGATTGAACAACAGGCAATATTTGAACTCTATGATGCAGCATTGAGATAGCTTCTGCTTCAGTAACACATTCAAATGTGGCAAAAAGAGTTTTTAGTATCCCTTTCTCTTGCCAAAACCCATAGGCCTATCTCTCCAGATTTGATTCATTTCTTGATGTAGCtacaaatagaaaacaaacactcttCCCCTCTTTTTTCTTAGTCATCTTATCTGCTCCCAGCTGTGGCTCCCAGAAATAGTCAAGTCCCAGCTACATCTGAGGGGCTTTGAAGTATAGCTGGTGGTCTGTATGAAGTCTGAGGATAAATGCGGGGGGCCTCAGCTGGCTCCTCGGGCTCCATGGGGGACTGAGGCCATGTCAGTAATTAGCATGTGGAGCAGGTTTTTATCTGGCCATCAATTGTGTAATGGATTTGAGAATTTATGCAGCCagagaaaaatataaacacaacatcaagcacacacacacatcttcatcagcacaAAGATCAATAtgagaaaaaacagaaagtgtttttttgtgttgtgtgcagAATTTATGCCAgactaatgttttgttttgggactTGTACCCTCCTGGAGGCCTCACTCGTTTCCTAGCAACTGCTAGTTAATTAGATACAACAGTAAAAACTAATGTCCTCTATTTCAACAGTCCTGCTGATTTCACAACTTCATTACAGAGTAAAGTTTTTAAGCGTCTTTAATTTCAGTTGCATTACACTAACAGCTTTCTTTATCTTTTCTAATCATATCAAAAGCTGAAGTATTAGACAAAGGAGATATTACTACATCTTTTACAACAATAACTCTCAGCATTCAGTTTTTTGTTGCATAACTTCATCAGATTAGTTGTAATAAGTAGTGTAGTAGTTGTCGGGATAATATTGCTTAACTGCTCCATCCCTTGTATTCAAggcatttatttttacaaaagttgaaTCTCTCATTCCTGCTATCCAGACCAAAATGTAAGGCATGAACAAGggaaacatttctctttctaACTCAGCTTTGGATCACATTTGAACCAACAGTATATAGGCTATACATGTAGAACACGGCAGTACATAatgcaaaataataataataataataactttatttatatagcaccttttaaaaacacaggtttacaaagtgctttgacaaacagcaagaacaaagcaaactaaaccaaacacagaaaaacattaacaacagtaagaatataacagatgcaaaataccaaaaataattaaatacaattcaacagaaaagaacccaaagtgcacgatacacaaccagacatatataacccaaccatcataagaaccatcataagaaccatcataagaacccaggaacacaagaacccaacaacacgagctgagaccaagaggaccaaagatttaaaaagatgtaagaaactaagagataaaagcaaataaaaagcaatgagaaggtaagcgcagtaaaagaaataaaaacaagtggttaaaggatcaaaaaacccaaaactataatattaataaaaataagaattaactataaatacgaaacataaatagacaaagtaagtaagataagaaattaccaaattaaaacacaagaggagattaagatatgagcataaatacgagataagaccataaataaaagacagtaagaagtagaagaagataaaaatagtaaaaccagtaagagaagacattaagaagacgacatcacataaaagcaagtctgtaaaagtatgttttaagaagggatttaaaagaattgagggaatctgcaagtcttatctcctcagggaggtcgttccaaagtcgaggggccctgactgaaaaggcccggtcacctttagttttaagtctcgactttggaacgaccaggaggctcccacccgaggatctaagactgcgggctggctcatatggtgtcagttatatagcttggagccagcctcgtctgtgctttaaaagtaatgagtaaaatcttaaaatcgattctaaaacgtgcaggaagccagtgtaatgaagctaaaattggagtgatgtgatgtcgtctgttacaaccagtaagaagcctagctgctgcattttggaccagctggaggcgagacagtgacttatttgtgattccggaaaagagggagttacagtagtcaagtcgggagaagatgagggcgtggatgatcttttcaaggtctcgttgggttaggattgttttaattttggagatggtgcgtagatggaagaagcttgactgttttgatatgggattcaaaggtgagattgcaatcgaatgttattcctagatttctggcggtgggttggacattggtgaataagggaccgaggctgctctttgagatatgagtggtgtttggcgggttgaatactatgatttcagatttagaattgttcagttggagaaagttttgcgccatccagcagttgatatcgtttaggcagtttctgacagcagctaggctcctagggtcctcaggtctcaaaggaaggtatatctgtgtgtcgtctgcgtagcagtgaaaggagacattgtggcgttcaattatttggccaagaggcagcatataaatggagaataaaatgggacctaaaactgaaccttgcggtacaccacaggtaatgttagaggtagaggaggagtagttaccgatggtgaccgcgaaggttctttctaaaagataagagtaaaaccagctaagtgcagtatcctttaaaccaacccaatgtctgagacgatcagttaaaattgtgtgatcaacagtatcaaaagctgcgctaagatctaaaagaattaaaattgtgccctcccctctatctgttgctaaaagaaggtcattggttaccctgaggagggcagtctctgtgctgtgacaagctctAAAGCTCTAAGTTTTgagattggtctaaaattgttaaaatcagtgggatcaaggttgggtttctttaaaagtggttggaccacagcatgtttaaaagcagaggggactacaccttccgccaaggaactattaataatggataaaatactgggtccaactgtgttaaaaacctctttgagaaatgttgtgggaataaaatcaaggctgcacgTAACTGATTTCATATGGGTTAAAATTTCAGATAAAAAGGTCAAAAGAGAGAATAATAGTGATGGAGATGAAAATCTTTAAGAAACTATTCAGACAGATGCTTGAAAACGTTAGGCTTGTTtggtataaaaacattttttaacatcattgCTGAAAGTTGACGGGTCATTTTAGGGCATGGTGAGTAGGTGGAAACAGAGAAGGAAATAATAAAACCACGAGGCACTGAATTTGAAATGCAAGGTGATGTTGGTCTCTGTGGTTTCTTCACATAAATCTATCAGTAAGGCTTTAAGAATGGAGAAATACAATGACATATACCAATTCCATCCATTCCCTGTAAGCTACTTTGGGTTTGGGGGATTTGTTCAAGTAAATTCTGCTGGGTGAAGTATTGCAGAGTTTATTGAagagaaacaacagcaaaatCTCACCATCATTAACTGAGTATTGCttgtctgctttttttgtgtgatatCCTTTAATATCTCAAGATCCAGGAAGACTCCAGTGAATATCGTCTTCTGTGTTTACCTATGAACACTACAATGATGTTATGGCCATACTGGTGATATTACACCTATACCGCAGCCAGTTTTTAATGAGTGatgctttgttttgtctctAAAGCTTCAAACATCCCAGAATAATAATTCACCATTATTCAGATGAATGCAGCGATAGATAcaagttattttcttttaactcaAAATTAATTGCAGAGCAGGCGGCGCACTGagggtgttaaaaaaaaaaaaaagctagagAAGAAGATGTGCAATTAGTGATGTGTGAATATTGTCTACCTGCTAAGAGTAGAGCAAATGTTGTTACCACCAACATTGTTCTTGTGTTGCCATAGTGatttgtttagaaaaaaaaaaaaagcatatgccAAAGCTGCAATTTGCATCTAAATCGTTAGCAAGACACTGTGCCTTCTGGAAGACAGGTGGAGCCAGTAATAGATCTGCACTATCAGCCTAACTCTATAATGCAGATGCATTAAAGTGATTTGAAGGAAAGTCATCGCTGAAGCGCGggaatgatatatatatatatatttttaaatttaggATTACTTTATCAATTATCTGAACACCTACACCCATTAATGTTATCATTATGAAATCAAATCAGTTAGACATCTCTCTTGAATGAGATTGACTGAGCCCTCTGAGgcaatttaattattttttcttaatttccCTACAAACACATCTGGTTCATATGAATACCACCTCTGTTTCCTTGGGCCCAGCCACCAATCACGTTCACAGAGTGGGTATTTGTATCAACCATCTGGATTCAGATATGAGCTTAAAGGGAATCTGCAGTTTTCCTCTTGGTTTTTATGGAGCTGTCATCATACTGAAAGGCTTTCAATTCAACGCTTGGCATTCCATACAGTTTTCAAATTGAAGCCTGGTCTGCTCTGAGGCCATCTCCTGTCAGTTGGTCCAGTCACCTCCCACGCAGGAGGGTCAATCCACCCACTTACTGTACATACAGAGATATTCTGGCAGATAACATTGAGAAAATATCTGAGTGCAAGtttaagtatgtgtgtgtgtcttacagaACTTAAGGGCAAGATGATGTGGATAGCTGGGTgccgcttgtgtgtgtgtatgtgtgtgtgtgtgtgtgtgtgtgtgtgtgtgtgtgtgtgtgtgtgtgtgtgtgtgtgtgtgtgtgtgtgtgtgtgtgtgtgtgtgtgaaagagagataCAGACCGTGACAGTGTTATCACACTGAATTTGTGAATTTGTGAAGTTGTATAAGACAGCCTGACCTGTATACACACAGTTACACTCTCATCATGTCTGGAACCAGCTCCAGTGATGCTTTTTATTCTCTGCTCTGCACTGATTCTAAGCTACTGTACATGAAAATATGCATTAACGAGCAAAACTGTGGGATCAGatgttttaatatatatatatatatatatatatatatatatatatatatatacatattttttttttttttaaatgttgagctTTATTAATTTAATCTCTAGTGAAACAAATACAGATTATATaagattcttcttctttatgcttttttattttattgtttattgtattaatgaaataaacatatatataaaataaataaaaaagtaatatgTTTGTATGCGATAACtgttaaaacaaagattttaaaataagtaaaactAATTTAAACAATAGTATTTTCAAGAAATGAAGTAATGATTTGTATCTTATGGTGTAAAGTATTTAATGGTTGTGTGGGGTTGTGTTTATGTACTTGATTTCATTCCTTGTCTGTTAAATCATTGTGTCATATCTCCAAACTTTCACCAGGGAATGATATAATAACAGGGCTATTTAGTGAcactttatttcacatttcatacAGATCTGCATGTCCTCAAAGATTTTGTTGAGGAAAATCAGCAAATCTTAAATGATGGCTGTCTTGTCACATAAATATAGCCTTCTTGATGAttgtaaaaatgaatgttgaataataatacaaaacatgaaaaacctttGGAAAAACCTAGAAATAAATGTGGTTCCGACAAGCAGCACTTTGGCACAACAAGTGGGCTCTtgggaaaaaaattaaataataaaaatatcatcCTGACTTGACTGTAGCGTCCCTCTCTCAATCTTATAATTGGACCTCAATACTGCTAGACACATTTGTCAACAGCAGTGTTTTCAGTGGCAGTCCTCCTAAACTGGGTTACAAAATGCCTAAGGCTTAAGTCCTAAAAGCAACGGTGAAAACGCTGGTACTGTTGCAGggtcataattcaaatgaatctATTTACAGGTATCaacaattcaatttcaattcagtCCCATGTATCTGTGAGGAAAAAGTTACCTAAAAGCAAAGGGACCTATCCAAAGATGCCATCTACCACAAAGCATGTACacagtgtttttcattttgaatcatAATTATATATTGCAATGttaaaatatttccaacagccATTTGCCATATAGAAACATTCATGTAGAGCATTGCTAAAAGGTCTCAGTGAGGTTATTCAAAGACGAGGAGTAGAATTTAATGGAATTCCAAAATATACTTACGAGTGCCGTCAAAGTGGTTTGCGATGGTGTCCAGAAAGGTGTTTTGTGGAGCGAGGAGGCCCTTCATCACAGGCATCTTGTTGTAGAAGAGAAGACTGAAGCCTCTCAGTCAAGGGATTCCGGTAGTTTTTCTCTACTCTCTGAAGGGGACCTTAAAGTGAACTCCTCTCCTTTTGGCTTGGCTGTCACTCTTGTCTTAGTCGAGAGGAAATCTTCACTTTTTCTCATACAGACATCTAGTTTCTTCTCGAGGTGCGACTTGGTGGTTCTCCAAAGCTGCTTTTTTCCAAACTGAGTCAGGAGCTTTGTGGTTCAGATGCGCATCCCTCGTCTCCCATTAGCTCTAGTATGAGTATAAAGCCTCAGCTCCACATCACTCTGTCTAACTCCACTCACCATGGTTCCTGCCATCTCCGAGTCCCCTgcctatctctctccctctctctgtctctcatacAAAAGCCTGAACCACCCCCCTTTTCCACACACTGTGAATGACTTAgttatctctctctcgctgGTCCCTCCCCAGAGATTTTACAAGAAATAAAATTAGAGACAGCTTCTTTCTCCATCCTCTATcgccttttctctttctctccctctcaaaCTCCTAATTGGGAGGTTAAAGATGCCGCTGCTCAGTCAGCTCACTTCCACTGGTTGCCTATTCATGGGTTTAAAGGAGTGtttattgaaatatttgttCAGCCTTGCGTGTGCATAtcccatggaaaaaaagataTTCAGCATGTGTGGGTTGCTTTGGATATTCTGTAACATGACAACACTTTTGTGCTCATTATGAGAGTTTGTCTTCTAAATAAAGGTCAGAGTTATAAAGGTCTAAATAAAGGTCAGAGTTCAGGTTACACAAAGAGTTGCTTCAGATGATGATATGCTGTTTGAGGCAGCTTGGAGGAAAATTCAGCCTTTTGTCGTTATCATTGAATTTCACAATTTCTTTGCTATCTTAGCTCTGGATaacacaaaatcacaaaaactTGTTGAAGGTGTAAGAGcccacatgcacatgcacaaatcCACAGATtacaattgtaaaaaaaaccaaaaaaccaAAAACCCAGCTAATTCTTGTCTTTTGTATAGCATCACTGTCATTTACCACATTCCTCAAATGGGGGGGTTAAGCTGTTGTGCACAATCACACCTCTGCTGAGACCTGACATTTCATTGACACCTGGGTTATTAATAACTACAAGAACACTTGGAATGTCAAAAACAgcctgtttaaaataaatgctaGTTTTTCATATGAGgtgatttaatatttaaaagtgggatcatgtttatttctgtttttaaagacaacCAAACAGCATATTCATGGCGTTCAGATAGTGAGGAGTTGTGTGCCGTTACACGTTACTGAGCACAAGTCCTCCCTAAAGCTGTCCCTCTTTTTGTCTGCGGTGTTACCCTGCAGTCTATCCGTTTAGAGCACAGCTTCTgatgttttaaaaccatcagaaaGCTGTCTTTAgcttttgaaattattttatattgaaTAATTTTATGCATATTTGTTGTCatatttgtcttatttattGGGGAGGGGAGTACAGAAATTCTACGTTTTTGTATTGGTTTACTTAATGCTGCTGGCTATTGTACACATAGTGAACGTAAAAAGAAGCTAATAAAAGAAAGCTGTCTTAATCGACTAAGTTCCCCTAAAATTGAGTTCACTGCAATAGCGATCAGCATTTTGCGAAATAACTGATCTCTGTTTTCATGGACTCACACTACAGGATAGGTGAATACGTTAATTAAAGGTTGCCCAAATCAACCAACCAGTCAATACAGTTCATTTTGGTATCAATAGCTTATAGAGTCTCATAAGTGATTAGGGCATCCATATCATCAGCACATGAAGTAGGAGCTGTGGTACTTTCTCATGTTCTCTCAGGCTTCTTTGTCAGAAATGGTTTTTCAGTTTAAtatcttttctattttttacttCAGACTGTGTGAAAAGAACCTTTGCGCATTATATTGCAACAAGCAAATATAAGCTATAAACAAGCATACATACTGTAGGAGGTCTGACTGCAGAGTAAAACTAGTTAGTTAGTTAcattgtgggaaaaaaaatctatataatACAGAGATGTAATATCTGATATCTGAGGGGACATTGAGCTGCGTTGTACATCATTAAGGGCCCCACAGACATGCTGTGCATTGCAGCCAGTTCTTATCTTATCATTTTGGGCCCTCTCACATGAAGACTCTGGATGTTCAGTGTTACAAATATTGGTtgaataaaaagtaataaatgatatgatgtagacaaaaaataatattgctgctgcagtgttcttgttcttgttaaACAATTAAAGTTATAGTATACCAACAGTATCTATGTAAGTAATTATTTGTTAAATGAATATGACATTTTCACAAACCGTGAACAAGTCAGGTATCCTATTTAGTGAGCTTAGTGAATCAGTTCAACTCTATCTTATCAGCACCATCTTGTGGTCTGCTCCATTAACACACCGTGAGCCTTGTTCTTCGACTTGACTGCGACAAGGGCAAATAAATCTTTGAATCTTCTCAGTTATTTCTGAAAGAGAAAGGCAACACCCTCCCAGCTTATACCCAAAACGTAACCTTTGATATTCTTAATGTTTCATTGGAACAATTTTTACCAAGGGCCAAGTGCACATTTAGAGAGGACTCACTAATTCCAGCTCTGTGATAGTACCAACCATAGCAAAAACACCAAAGATAAAAGACGTGTTCTTTTTTCATATTGTTTATTTCACCACAACATCTTCTTAATATTCTTATTACTATCTGATAGGGAAATAGACATTACATGCAAAAGGGCACAGCTCAAATAAAATTGCAAATAGTCCCAGTACGCTCATGCCGTGAGTGATTTAGCTTTGCTTAAGTGCTGTGATTGGGATTCCTGACTGAGCCATCCAGTCTGTGTAATCTGCAGACCTCTCTTCAGTCCTCTTCCCCATCGTTAGAATCCCAGCTGCTGGGTTCCTGGACACTTGAAGGAGGTTGGCCAGTCGGCTTTGTAAGCGGTCCACGTCTTCTTTCCGTTTACCCAAAGTGAGGATTCCAGCAGAAGCATCACCTGTGAGCGCTCCCCCGAAGGTCTTACTGCCAGAGCGACACAGCAGCACATAGAGGCGGCAGGATTGGGAGGGCTGTCTGCAGCACTCAGACATGCTGTGAGCATCACAAGTCAGCTCAGACAGCAGCAACATCCAGACCAGCAGCAGGACTTTCTGCTGGGATAAACAGATGAGATCACACACAAGTCAACTGAGAGGAAGACAATCTTTAGGCTTTAAAGGGACTTTTAAAGGAGCTGTGAATCAGTATGTATTTGATAAAGCTTACAAGTATTTCTTTTGCctacacaaaataaatccatgATCACTCAACAAGAACACATCAGCTTCATGACAAACTATTTGGTTAATGGTCATGTGCTTAATTATTGACAGACTTATAAAAGATATGAATCATGGACTATCTATTAATGTCACAAGAAAATGGTACACCAGTTGCTTGCGATAACCTAAATCTCTCCACAGTTCTGTGTTTGAAGGCTGTATTCCTTGTTGCTCTGGGCACAAGTTTAATTCCCAGTCCTGATGCTGTTTCATGCAGGTCATCCATCACTCTCTCCCCccacatgtcctgtctctctaaatGCTGTCCTATCTATCAAACCCAAAAAACACTCCTTTAAAAAGGCCACATTTCCTCACGATGCATGTTGTTTTAGTGCTAGAAAATGTGTGTTATGTGCAACCAGGTGAGTagaaaattattttaattgttttaaataatgcagATACAAAGAAACAGGAGGGATTGACCTCATACAGATcaaaaatataatgaaatacaATTAGAATATACATGGTAAGCTTATATGTAAACTCATTACCTATGAATGCATGCCAACTCACTTGTCAGAAGGTGTCTGCTCCTTTTAGATTTATATCATATTACAAATTCTTTGACCTGTGGTCTCACAATATCAGCTTGCTACTTACAGGAATTGCTCCGCCACATGGAGAAATAAGGTCAACATAAAAATGCTTCACTGTAAATTTCAGTTCA
This Labrus bergylta chromosome 16, fLabBer1.1, whole genome shotgun sequence DNA region includes the following protein-coding sequences:
- the hcrt gene encoding orexin isoform X1; its protein translation is MMWFHSNFQKAAGKDTSNRQKVLLLVWMLLLSELTCDAHSMSECCRQPSQSCRLYVLLCRSGSKTFGGALTGDASAGILTLGKRKEDVDRLQSRLANLLQVSRNPAAGILTMGKRTEERSADYTDWMAQSGIPITALKQS
- the hcrt gene encoding orexin isoform X2, whose translation is MMWFHSNFQKAAGKDTSNRKVLLLVWMLLLSELTCDAHSMSECCRQPSQSCRLYVLLCRSGSKTFGGALTGDASAGILTLGKRKEDVDRLQSRLANLLQVSRNPAAGILTMGKRTEERSADYTDWMAQSGIPITALKQS